TCGCCGACCTCGAGCTGACCTTCGGCCCCGCCCAGCACCTCGTCGTGGCCCGCGAGCTGACCAAGCTGCACGAAGAGTTCCTGCGCGGCCCGGTCGCGGAGATAGCCCAGACCTTCGCCGCGCGAGGCGTCGTCAAAGGCGAGATCGTTCTGCTGCTCACCCTGGCCGAGTCACAGGTCACCTCCCGCCGCACCATCCTTCAGGATGTAACCGCCCTGATGGCCTCGGATTCCCTCTCCGAGATGGACGCCCTGAAGCGCGTAGCCCGCGAACGCGGCATCGGCAAGAGCGAGGCCTACCGCGAGTACCAGCGCGAACAGTCAAGAAAAACCAAACGCGGATAAAGAAGGATCAAGAAAGATAAAAGCACTCAGGCATCAACACCCGAGCATTCAAATCCGCCTTGATCCGTCCTTATCCGCGCTAGACTCTTCGCCCGAACCGGCAATCGTTACCCGGCGTCCGGACGCCCCTTCACCCGGTCGTACATATAGCGGTCGCTGGTCGTTCCCAGAGCCTCGTTGTAGAGGTTCATCTCCCCAGCCGCCAGGTTCAGCTCCTGCGAGAACTCATGGATCGCCCGCAGCGCGTCGGCAGTCGCCGGAACGCTCACCTTCGGGGTCACCAGGAACTTCTGGTAGCCCTTGTCCACCAGGCGGCTGATCTCGCCGCCCAGCACCCAGCCCGGCCGCGCCAGCATCTGCACCGACCCGTCCGAACCCGCGCCGATCTCCGCCGCACACCCGTACTTCCGCACCTGGAACGCCCCGCCGCCCCGCTTTGCACCCTCGGAGGCCGGCGCGACATCAAACTTCTGGCTGCCGAGAATGGAAAGGACGTCGTTGAAGCTGCGCTGCTCTGTTTTCTTAGCCATGAGTTACATGTTCCTTATTCTTGGTTCCCGGTTTGCCTGTCAGAACCAGTAATTTACACTCGACATAAATAACTGTCGCACATCGGCAGCGCAACTCCCAATAGAAACCATGCCTACTCAAACCGAGACCGCAACGAAAACACTCGGGACCAGCCTTCTGGACCGTATTGGCAACACCCCCCTCGTCCGCCTGGACGAGCTGACAGGCGACCTTCCCGGCATTCAGATCCTCGGCAAGGCCGAGTGGGCCAACCCCGGCGGTTCCGTCAAGGACCGCGCCGCGTCGGCCATCGTGCTGGACGCCCAGAGCAAAGGGCTTCTCTCGCCCACCAAGGGTCTGCTCGACGCCACCAGCGGCAACACCGGCATCGCCTACGCCATGCTGGGCGCGGCCATGGGCTTCCCGGTCACGCTCTGTATGCCGTCGAACGTCTCGCCCGAGCGCAAGCAGTACCTCGCCGCCTACGGAGCCACCATCGTCTGGACCGACCCCGCCGACGGCTCCGACGGAGCCATCCGCAAGGCCCGCGAGCTGACCGCCGCCGAGCCCGACCGCTACTTCTACGCCGACCAGTACTCCAACGACAACAACTGGCTGAGCCACTACCGGACGACAGCCAACGAAATCTGGCGGCAGACAGAGGGCCAGGTCACCCACTTCGTCGCGGGCCTCGGCACCTCCGGCACCTTCATGGGCACCACCCGCCGCCTGCGCGAGTTGAACCCCAACATCCGCTGCATCTCCATGCAGCCCGACTCGCCCTTCAACGGCCTCGAGGGCCTGAAGCACATGGCCACGGCCATCGTCCCCAAGATCTACGACCCCACCCTCGCCGACGAGAACATCGACCTCGAGACCGAGCGCGCCTACGCGATGTGCCTGCGTCTGGCCCGCAAATCCGGCCTGCTGGTCGGCGTCTCGGCGGGCGGAGCGGTCGCCGCATCGCTCCAGATCGCCCAGCGCGAGCACGCCGCCGGACGCGAAGCCGTCATCGTCACCATCCTCTGCGACTCCGCAGAAAAGTACATGTCCGAGCGCTTCTGGAAGGAGTCCTAATGCTCAAAATTTCCTACACTGAATACGAGACCCTGCGCGCCCACGGCGTCGAGACCTACCCCTACGAGTGCTGCGGTGTCCTGCTCGGCCACTCCACCGAGGCGGGCAACGAGGTCGTCGAGACCGTCCGCGCGGGCAACACCCGCACCGACTCGGCCCACAACCGCTACCACATCGCGCCCGAGGAGCTGGTCAAGATCCAGCGCCACGCCCGCAAACTGGGCCTCGACATCGTCGGCTTCTACCACTCGCACCCCGACCACCCCGCCATGTGGTCCTCCACCGACTTCGCCGAGGCCCACTGGCTCGGCTGCTCCTACCTCATCACCCGCGTGGCCGGAGACAAGACCGCAGGCGTCTCCGAGGACACCAACTCCTTCCTCCTCACCGGCACCAGCGAGGAAGACAAACGCTTCGAACCCGAGCCCATCGAGATTTTGATCAACGAAACGGTTTAGAATCAAATCAGCATGACATTGCACTATCCAACTCGCTGTCGTTGTTGTTGCCTCGGCTCCTGCCCTGGCCGCCGCAGCTGTTGTTGTTGTCGTTGCCTCTAGCCCCGGCTTAGAACCCCGCCCACTCGCGGCGCGCCCGGCAAAGTCCCTCTTCACTCTCATCCACATTTCCAAGCTTTCAGGAGCCTCATGACCATCCACATCCCCACCCCTCTTCGCGCCTACACCGACCGCCAGGAGGCCGTTACCGTCACCGGCACCACCGTAGCCGCCGCACTCGAAGCCCTCGTCACCCAGTTCCCCGACCTGCGCAACAACCTCTACAGCGCCGACGGCAAGCTGCGCTCGTTCGTCAACATCTACCTGAACGACGACGACATCCGCTACCTCCCCGCCAAGGAAGAGACCGCCGTCGCCGAGTCCGACGAGCTGACCATCATCCCCTCCATCGCCGGCGGCCGCTGAATCCGCAGCCCAGAACCCCGCATCTGTAAATAAGAGGCACATTATGTCCACCGCAACGCTCGATCCGCAAGCCGTCACCGCCGAGCTTCCCAAGCTCACCAACGAGGAGATCGCCCGCTACTCCCGCCACCTCATCCTGCCCGAGGTCGGCTACGAGGGCCAGCAGAAGCTGAAGGCCGCGAAGGTCCTCTGCGTCGGCACCGGCGGCCTGGGCGCGCCGCTCGCGCTCTACCTCGCCGCAGCCGGAGTGGGCACGCTCGGCCTAGTCGACTTCGACACGGTCGACGCCTCGAACCTCCAGCGTCAGGTTATCCATTCGACCGCGACCGTCGGCAAGCTGAAGGTCGACTCCGCCGAGATCATGCTCAAGGGGTTGAACCCGAACCTGAACGTGGTCAAGTACAACACCATGCTCACCAGCGCCAACGCGCTCGAGATCTTCAAGGACTTCGACGTCATCGCCGACGGCACCGACAACTTCCAGACCCGGTACCTCGTCAACGACGCCTGCGTCCTGACCGGCAAGCCCAACGCCTACGGCTCGATCTTCCGCTTCGAGGGCCAGGCCAGCGTATTCGGGGCCAAGGACGGCCCGTGCTACCGCTGCCTCTACCCCGATCCGCCGCCGCCGGGCCTCGTGCCCTCGTGCGCGGAGGGCGGCGTCCTCGGCATCCTGCCCGGCCTCGTCGGCATCATCCAGGCTACTGAGGTCATCAAGCTCATTCTCGGCATCGGCGAGCCGCTGGTCGGCCGTCTTCTGCTGGTTGACGCGCTGGGCATGAACTTCCGCACGCTCAAGCTGCGCAAGAACCCCGAGTGCCCGGTCTGCGGCCCCAACCCGACCGTCACCGAGCTGATCGACTACGACCAGTTCTGCGGCATCGCGCCTCCGGCCTCGACCACCGGTCCGCTTGAGGTCGCGCAGAACAAAGACGTCTCCGGCTCCATCGTCGATGGCATCCCGCAGATCACCGTCAATGACCTGAAGCGCAGGCGCGACGCCAACGAGAACTTCTTCCTGCTCGACGTCCGCGAGCCGCACGAGGTTCCCATCGCGAATCTCGGCGCGCCGTTGATCCCGGTCGGCGATCTTGAGAAGCGCATCTCTGAGATTCCCGTGGCTAAGGACGCGGAGATCGTCGTCCACTGCCGTTCGGGAGCCCGCAGCCAGAAGGCCGCGGTGATCCTGAAGAACGCCGGGTTCACCCACGTGGAGAACCTTGCGGGCGGCATCCTCGATTGGGCCGATAAGATCGACCCGACGATGGCGAAGTACTAAAAATCGCAGCAACAAAAAGAGCGGCACCTCACAATCGAGGTGCCACTTTCTATTCTCTAAAAACAAAAAACACGCGAAGCGTCCAAAACCGCACGAAGTGCCGCCCGCCCGGCGCGAGGGCGCTGTTGCCGTTGCTCCTGGAGCCTTCTCTTACGCCTGATAGACCGTAGCCCCACCCACCACGGTCTTCACAATCTGAATATCCTTGATCTTCCCCGGCTCCACGGTATGAGGATCATTCGCCAGCACCACAAAATCCGCCAGCTTCCCTGGAGTGATCGAGCCTTTAATCCCCTCCTCGAGCGAGTTATAAGCCCCATTGAGCGTATTCACCCGCAGCGCCTCATCCACGCTGATCCGCTGGTTCGCGCCCCACGTCTCCCCATTCCATCCGGTGCGCGTCACCATCGCCTGCACCGCCATCAACGGCGAGAACGGCCCCGGGCTAAAATCCGAACCACCCGAGGCCACAATCCCGGCATCAAGCAGCGACCGCATGGCAGTCATGTTCTTCATCAGCTCTTCGCCGTAAAAATGAAACTTATCGGAGTTGTAATACGGGTAGGTGCTGAACTCGGCAGGCACCACGTTCAGAGCTTTCATTCGCCGCACCAGATCAGCGTTGACCAGGCTGCAATGAGAAATTTTAGGCCGCACATCGGG
This is a stretch of genomic DNA from Granulicella sp. WH15. It encodes these proteins:
- a CDS encoding cysteine synthase family protein, with the translated sequence MPTQTETATKTLGTSLLDRIGNTPLVRLDELTGDLPGIQILGKAEWANPGGSVKDRAASAIVLDAQSKGLLSPTKGLLDATSGNTGIAYAMLGAAMGFPVTLCMPSNVSPERKQYLAAYGATIVWTDPADGSDGAIRKARELTAAEPDRYFYADQYSNDNNWLSHYRTTANEIWRQTEGQVTHFVAGLGTSGTFMGTTRRLRELNPNIRCISMQPDSPFNGLEGLKHMATAIVPKIYDPTLADENIDLETERAYAMCLRLARKSGLLVGVSAGGAVAASLQIAQREHAAGREAVIVTILCDSAEKYMSERFWKES
- a CDS encoding M67 family metallopeptidase, with translation MLKISYTEYETLRAHGVETYPYECCGVLLGHSTEAGNEVVETVRAGNTRTDSAHNRYHIAPEELVKIQRHARKLGLDIVGFYHSHPDHPAMWSSTDFAEAHWLGCSYLITRVAGDKTAGVSEDTNSFLLTGTSEEDKRFEPEPIEILINETV
- a CDS encoding MoaD/ThiS family protein codes for the protein MTIHIPTPLRAYTDRQEAVTVTGTTVAAALEALVTQFPDLRNNLYSADGKLRSFVNIYLNDDDIRYLPAKEETAVAESDELTIIPSIAGGR
- the moeB gene encoding molybdopterin-synthase adenylyltransferase MoeB, translating into MSTATLDPQAVTAELPKLTNEEIARYSRHLILPEVGYEGQQKLKAAKVLCVGTGGLGAPLALYLAAAGVGTLGLVDFDTVDASNLQRQVIHSTATVGKLKVDSAEIMLKGLNPNLNVVKYNTMLTSANALEIFKDFDVIADGTDNFQTRYLVNDACVLTGKPNAYGSIFRFEGQASVFGAKDGPCYRCLYPDPPPPGLVPSCAEGGVLGILPGLVGIIQATEVIKLILGIGEPLVGRLLLVDALGMNFRTLKLRKNPECPVCGPNPTVTELIDYDQFCGIAPPASTTGPLEVAQNKDVSGSIVDGIPQITVNDLKRRRDANENFFLLDVREPHEVPIANLGAPLIPVGDLEKRISEIPVAKDAEIVVHCRSGARSQKAAVILKNAGFTHVENLAGGILDWADKIDPTMAKY